In Nocardioides cavernae, a single genomic region encodes these proteins:
- a CDS encoding CPBP family intramembrane glutamic endopeptidase — translation MSAESTERNAPTRYRVQPSIGLGVGIVIVYMAICFGIQLSSGIEYQDFFDTADNAYRTAVLSLAVCSVLLAAFVVWSRWDIMWRDPGRLAMSTLMRAILIMFVAAVVIRLAGLEWGDVPGDLLLAIACTSVLVGFAEEILFRGIFLRCMRTHGRPEGTAALWTAIAFGLFHLPNVFMGTGAAGLSQIVLAGLSGAVLYLWRRNYGYIIPAMIAHGLWDFSTFLEGNYGRDLVQVLTLLLTVAVAISALVVLIRLARNERNVVVTPHGVATVDAA, via the coding sequence GTGAGCGCCGAATCCACAGAGCGGAACGCGCCCACGCGCTACCGCGTCCAGCCGTCCATCGGCCTTGGGGTCGGGATCGTCATCGTCTACATGGCGATCTGCTTCGGCATCCAGTTGTCCAGCGGGATCGAGTACCAGGACTTTTTCGACACTGCTGACAACGCTTACCGCACCGCTGTTCTCTCGCTTGCTGTCTGCTCGGTCCTGCTGGCCGCTTTCGTGGTGTGGTCGCGCTGGGACATCATGTGGCGCGACCCGGGGCGTCTTGCAATGTCGACGCTGATGCGCGCGATCTTGATCATGTTCGTCGCCGCCGTTGTGATCCGGCTCGCCGGACTCGAATGGGGCGACGTCCCGGGCGATCTCCTGCTCGCCATCGCCTGCACGTCCGTTCTGGTGGGCTTCGCTGAGGAGATCCTCTTCCGGGGGATCTTTCTACGCTGCATGCGCACCCATGGCCGCCCCGAGGGAACCGCGGCGCTGTGGACGGCGATCGCCTTCGGCCTGTTCCATCTTCCGAACGTGTTCATGGGCACGGGAGCAGCGGGGCTGAGTCAGATCGTGCTCGCTGGCCTGTCCGGAGCGGTTCTGTATCTGTGGCGACGCAACTACGGATACATCATCCCGGCCATGATCGCCCATGGGCTCTGGGACTTCTCCACCTTCCTCGAAGGCAATTACGGCAGAGACCTCGTCCAGGTACTCACACTGCTTCTCACCGTTGCCGTCGCCATCTCAGCACTTGTCGTGCTCATCAGGCTCGCCCGCAACGAACGCAATGTCGTCGTGACGCCGCACGGCGTCGCCACCGTCGACGCAGCGTGA